Proteins from a single region of Harmonia axyridis chromosome 4, icHarAxyr1.1, whole genome shotgun sequence:
- the LOC123677534 gene encoding E3 ubiquitin-protein ligase Su(dx), whose amino-acid sequence MNPTVDQVPGFHQLSVTVESAHLRGNVLFKPCPYVEIIVDEDISYKTEPSKHTFQPKWNEKLTLLVKPHSNINFCVLDKNNFRKDTVIGEKKLDLLQLLRIFNGRCDNLELTIDLFNDNKQGESAATKAGELVCLLQGLVVDLSKYMRQGSGNVPLTPSNSEVDLQRNGILLLSGIKAKVRAVGSENMLPSRPSFERSPPVPAPNIASIPMTSTSTTANIPNGSIGPPATVPQSNINQIEPAGSRHEDPLPPGWEMRFDTYGRRYYVDHNTKSTSWERPQPLPPGWETRRDSRGRVYYVDHNTRTTTWQWPNSERLQHYQQWQGERQHIVSQGNQRFLYPQHPTGPVPGPSTAIPEEDDGLGPLPPDWERRVQPEGRVYFVNHKNRTTQWEDPRTQGQEISELDDYNLPDGWEIRYTEDNKRYFVDHNTKTTTFEDPRPGAPKGPKGVYGVPRAYERSFKWKISQFRFLCQSNALPSHIKIQVTRQTLFEDSFHTIMRLPAYELRRRLYIIFKGEEGLDYGGVSREWFFLVSHEALNPMYCLFEYANKNNYSLQINPASYVNPEHLTFFKFIGRFIAMALYHGRFIYSGFTMPFYKRMLGKKLVMKDIESIDPEFYNSLVWVKENNVEECNLELYHSVDFEVLGQVIHHELIKNGDKEKVTEENKENYLMLMTEWRMTRGIEQQTQAFLDGFNEVVPIEWLKYFDERELELLLCGMQEIDVEDWQRHTIYRHYTRSSKPIQWFWQFVRQSDNEKRARLLQFVTGTCRVPVGGFAELMGSNGPQRFCIEKVGKESWLPRSHTCFNRLDLPPYKSYEQLVEKLTYAIEETDTFGQE is encoded by the exons ATGAATCCAACTGTTGACCAAGTGCCTGGGTTCCACCAATTATCAGTTACAG TGGAGAGTGCTCACCTTCGTGGAAATGTTCTTTTTAAACCGTGTCCTTATGTAGAAATCATAGTAGATGAAGATATATCCTATAAAACCGAACCAAGTAAACATACTTTTCAGCCTAAATGGAATGAAAAGCTTACACTTTTAGTAAAACCACACTCTAACATAAATTTCTGTGTATTGGATAAAAATAACTTCAGAAAGGATACAGTGATCGGTGAAAAGAAGTTGGATTTACTACAGTTATTGAGGATTTTCAATGGAAGATGTGATAATTTGGAACTAACGATAGATTTATTTAATGATAATAAGCAAGGGGAGAGTGCTGCTACAAAAGCAGGAGAATTAGTTTGTTTATTGCAAGGATTAGTTGTTGATCTATCCAAGTATATGAGACAAGGGAGTGGTAATGTACCTCTAACTCCTAGCAATAGTGAAGTCGATTTGCAGCGTAATGGAATTCTGCTACTTAGTGGTATTAAAGCAAAAGTTCGAGCAGTAGGCTCGGAAAATATGTTGCCATCTAGACCTAGTTTTGAGAGATCCCCACCAGTTCCAGCTCCAAATATTGCTTCAATTCCAATGACTTCAACATCAACAACGGCAAACATTCCTAATG GTTCTATTGGTCCACCTGCCACAGTACCGCAGAGTAATATTAATCAGATAGAACCCGCTGGAAGTAGGCATGAGGATCCTTTACCGCCAGGTTGGGAAATGAGGTTTGACACTTATGGAAGACGATACTATGTTGACCATAATACAAA ATCCACATCATGGGAAAGACCACAACCTCTGCCACCTGGTTGGGAAACTAGAAGAGATTCCAGAGGGAGGGTCTACTACGTGGATCACAACACCAGGACTACAACCTGGCAATGGCCAAACTCAGAAAGATTGCAACATTATCAACAGTGGCAAGGAGAGAGACAGCACATCGTCTCACAAG GAAACCAAAGATTTTTGTATCCTCAACATCCCACCGGTCCAGTACCAGGACCTTCTACAGCCATTCCGGAAGAAGATGATGGTCTAGGTCCTCTTCCTCCAGATTGGGAAAGAAGAGTACAACCAGAAG gtcgGGTCTACTTCGTGAACCACAAAAACAGGACGACCCAGTGGGAGGACCCCAGAACCCAAGGTCAAGAAATCAGCGAACTGGACGATTATAATCTTCCGGACGGGTGGGAGATCAGGTACACTGAGGACAACAAGAGGTATTTCGTCGATCACAATACGAAAACGACCACGTTTGAAGATCCTAGACCGGGAGCTCCTAAGGGCCCCAAAGGAGTGTATGGGGTCCCTAGAGCTTATGAAAGATCCTTCAAGTGGAAGATCAGCCAGTTCAG GTTCTTATGCCAGAGCAACGCCCTTCCAAGTCATATCAAGATCCAAGTGACCCGCCAGACCCTGTTCGAAGACTCCTTCCACACGATCATGCGCTTACCAGCTTACGAACTTCGTCGTAGACTGTACATCATCTTCAAAGGTGAAGAAGGTTTGGATTACGGCGGAGTGAGTCGAGAGTGGTTCTTCTTGGTGTCCCACGAGGCGTTGAATCCAATGTATTGCCTGTTCGAATACGCCAACAAGAACAACTACAGTCTGCAGATAAACCCAGCATCTTACGTGAATCCGGAACATCTGACGTTCTTCAAGTTTATCGGTAGATTCATCGCGATGGCGTTGTATCACGGCAGGTTTATCTATTCCGGATTTACCATGCCGTTCTACAAGAGGATGTTGGGTAAAAAATTGGTCATGAAGGATATCGAAAGTATTGATCCGGAGTTTTATAACAGCTTGGTTTGGGTGAAGGAAAATAATGTCGAGGAGTGCAACTTGGAATTGTATCACAGCGTTGACTTCGAGGTGCTAGGTCAG GTAATTCACCATGAACTCATTAAGAATGGAGACAAGGAAAAAGTAACTGAAGAAAACAAGGAAAACTATTTGATGTTGATGACAGAATGGAGGATGACCAGAGGCATCGAACAGCAAACCCAGGCATTTTTAGATGGATTCAATGAAGTTGTACCTATAGAATGGTTGAAATACTTCGATGAGAGAGAGTTGGAATTGCTGTTGTGTGGTATGCAAGAAATTGATGTTGAAGATTGGCAGAGGCATACAATATACAGGCACTATACTAGAAGCAGTAAACCGATACAATGGTTTTGGCAG TTTGTTAGGCAGTCGGATAACGAGAAAAGAGCAAGACTTCTACAGTTTGTCACAGGAACTTGTAGGGTTCCAGTAGGTGGATTTGCAGAACTAATGGGCTCTAACGGCCCTCAAAGATTCTGTATAGAAAAAGTAGGTAAAGAGTCATGGCTACCTAGGTCACATACATGCTTCAACAGGTTGGATTTACCACCGTACAAAAGCTATGAACAGCTGGTAGAAAAATTAACATATGCTATTGAAGAAACTGACACATTCGGCCAAGAGTAA